One window from the genome of Pyrus communis chromosome 16, drPyrComm1.1, whole genome shotgun sequence encodes:
- the LOC137719818 gene encoding serine/threonine-protein kinase BSK3-like yields the protein MGIPHGASWSTLSPLGESYSRRDLTAIRDILENIGYKDNGMTNEFIDFGTMVSPTIFAWRSLSYLMSDKPQEAINDAMQAQVVSPLFDIRS from the exons ATGGGTATCCCACATGGTGCCTCCTGGTCTACTCTTTCACCACTTGGTGAATCCTATTCAAGAAGGGATTTGACTGCTATACGTGATATCCTAGAGAATATTGGCTATAAAGACAATGGAATGACAAATGAG TTCATTGATTTTGGAACAATGGTGTCTCCAACAATTTTTGCCTGGCGTAGTTTGTCTTATCTCATGAGTGACAAGCCTCAGGAAGCTATAAACGATGCAATGCAAGCACAAGTAGTTTCCCCACTGTTTGATATCCGTTCCTAG